The genomic stretch GTTAAAATTATAGACTTTTTTAGAAAAGCTAAAGGTATTTCATAATGATTTAAACTCATGGAGGTTTTATCTTGATTCCAGATGAAAGAAATGAACAACCGAAGAGAGTACCAAGATATGTCAAGATAGAGTAAGCACATGAATTTCTTTCATGTTAGCGTAACATATTTATTctgtacaaaattttaaaattctgcacACTTCTATTAATTTAGAAGCGACACAAAAACTCAATTTCTATCATCTTTTATTACAGTGCACCGAAAAGATCAACACTGAGGGGACCGACATCCGGTTTGGGTCCAGCGTTTTGTTCCTTCCGCCGTGGGGATAAAGAAACACACGAAGAAAACCCAGGAAATACTACCTCATCAACTGTCTCTCTACATAAATTCCCAACTTGTAAGTACCTATCTTTGCactcaaaatttaccttgcaCACAGTGTTACTCGAAAGAATGCCTAACACGCTTCTGAACGTATTTTAAAACGTTGTACTTTTTGAtcggataaaaaaattgacacgCTCAATCCCtaacattgaaataatttgaatgGCATCTAGCATAGTGTCACGATTACTTTTATAGATCGGGCAAGAAAAATTTGCATtccatttgaattatttatgtagCGGTAAGATTAAAAGGCATCATTAAATTGATGACtaatatttaaactaatttttatgcatttccgtTCACAGTACCACTACGGTCATGTCTCAACAATACTCCGAGAAAATGTTATTCATCATGTCCGGAACTTGCAGGTAActaatattaattaagtgagtaaaaagtatagaaatatttttgtagcaaCGTCACAtggatttaataattatttaaattcatgaaggttttattttgattccagatgaaaaaaaagaacaaccGAAAGAAGTGCCAACATATGTCAAGAAAAAGTAAGcacgtgaatttttttcatgttagcgtatcatattattttgtacaaaattttaaatttaactttaaatttaatattaattttaaatatactttattttgatcatttttgacTTACAGTACACCGAAAAGATCAACTTTGCGGGGACTGACATCTGGGTTGGGTCCGGCGTTTTGTTCATTCCGCCGTGGAGATAAAGAAACACACGAAGAAGCCAAAGCAGTTACTATCTCATCAAGTCTATCTATACATAATTTCCCAACGTGTAAGTACCTATCTTGCCACTCAAAATTTCCCTTGTATACGGTGATACTCACACGAATTCCTGTTACGCTGCTGAACGTATTTTAAaacgttattcttttttttcggaaaaagtaTTAACACGCTTAATCCCGCACATTCAAAAAATTTGAATGGCATATAGCATagagtaacgattactttttttaATCGGTCAAGAAGAATTTGcattccattttaattatttttgtaaatgaacGATTGGAAGGCAACATAAATTCGAAGACTaacatttaaactaatttttgatgctatttcCATTCGCAGTGCAATTCCGGTCCTGTATCAACAGCACTCCGAGACAATTTTATTCATCATGTCCGGCAATGAAAGGTAACTTATGATTGATTTTgacttcaattttgagtgagtaaaaataatagaaatatttttgtagcaaATTCATAtggatttcataaatatttaaatacatgacGGTTTTATTTTGATTCCAGATGAAAATAATGAACAACCGCAAGAAGTGCCAAGGAATGTCAAGAAAAAGTAAGCacatgatttttttgttcatgTTAGCGTAACATATTATtctgtacaaaattttatattctgcaAACTTCCTCTATTTTAGAAGCGAAACGAAAACTCTATGTTTATCATCTTTGACTTACAGTACACCGAAAAGATCAACTTTGCGGGTACTTATGTCTAGGTTGGGTTCGGCGTTTTGTTTCTGCTGCCGTGGAGAAAATGAAACAGACGAAGACCCAGCAGATACGATCTCTTCTCCTCTGTCACCTAATCATTTCCCAACGAGTAAGTACCTATCTTGGCACTCAAAATTTAACTTGCACACGGTGTTACTCGAAAGAATAACTGTTACGATGCTGAACGTATTTTAAAACGTTATACattttgatcagaaaaaaatgttgacatcCACAATCCCgcaaaatgaaatcatttgaatGACATAGAGCATTAAGTCACGATTACTTTTATAAATCTGGCAAGAAGAATTTGCATTCTATTTTACATGTTTTTGTTAGTAAAAAACTAGAAGGCAACATTAATTCGATAACTaacatttaaactaatttttgacTCTTCACAGTGCCTCTTCGATCCTGTCTTAAGAACAGTTCCAGCACATTTTATTCATCATGCCCGGAATTTACAGGTAACTtacgattaattataatttcaattttatccaattcattgaaattctattGCATAACGAATTCTATGGGCTGCAGATATTTTACAAACAATTGTTTGCcgataaataatctttaaaaagcTCGGAGTTTTAGTTGACCTTTCCCCTTTACACACTAGCAAGTTCATCGTAATTTCACAAGTGCATTGCATTCCTCTGCCTCTCCGTATGtcataatgattatttttacattgagaTTTTATGGACTATGCATGCAGATAATTGATAGAGAGCAGAGTCGTATTAGGCATTTAAAATTACAACATGATGACAACGGTGGGTCGATAGCATTATTTTCTGTAGCCTCCAAGGTAAACTGCAAAATCCAATATAGTTTTCCTTTTATCCTAGATGCTACATTGTCattatatgtaaaatataaagaatgtCCCTGATTAATTTTGACACCGTCATCGCTCTACACCAATTTCGAGCAATCGTTGGAACCCTATTAATCACGACCAAATTAATGGAAGTATTATCCATTTCGTCCACctaattcctctaaaaaaatataacaattcttttttttatatttccaggaCGCATCGCTCCAATAAGAGATGCAACTTCGGAATGATGATTCACTCCTGACGCAGCCCTTTGTGTCTGCCTCCCAGAAAGAACCGAAAATTTATTGACacgttttttggtggaaatacTGCCAAAAATAGAACTCGGATATTATCAGAATAAAATCCTTGTAAAGTATTCAGCATTCAAACGCACATTTTGGTAAACTTTTGGAATAAATCCATTCCTGCcattatttttgggtttttttaaATTGCTCGCGTACTTCCAGATATGCaaatgtgtaatttaaaaaactatatttatttgaatatgtccGTGACTTCATCAAACGACTGGATCGTCCTTTCAAAAATTGCTACCTTGATAAATATTGTTTCAGATTTAAAGTGATGAGTGTATTTAATATTAGCGGAGAATACTCTTTACAATAAAAGAGGAAAATGTTTTTCGTGATATTCAAGATATTTCGGGATGCTGATGGTAGCAGACATGTTGGACTATGCGTTCTCGGTAGCACCGTCTGTTTGGCTCCGTGTCGCTGGATAAACACAGGGATACACAAGATACAACGATACAACCTCAGGTACAACAACGCGCTAATATTGCAACCTCTGCACCTTATAGTCTACTGCTCCCTGCTGCTTTCATTAAAAGGtgagttatcaattttttatgcgaTTTACATTTGTTTGTCATACGTAATCTTACAAATGTGTCCTTAGCCATGAGGTTCGTGATGTCATGAAAATGGCCTATGGACGCCATTAGGTAATAGAAGGCATTCGTAGTTCTTAACCATAGagataataattcatattctatcTGGGTTCCCATTctactaaataatgaaattcacgttttttccaggttttcacggttttttccaagttttcgcgtttttttcaggttttcacggtctcaatgtcgtcaaattcatggtccatttataagtcaacaataggacaatcaccggccgtatattaactaaaaattaacatacGCCTCATACGCCGTGAATGTAatcgcagcaatgaaaagtgatatctgttatgacgtcaacgtttggaaaattcagggccaactaaaggcccaagctaaccgcgctcttgcccggacgccgaataccatggcctcctttaatatgcgaatgcaCCTTATgaccttcttccgtctgaacaccggaagtccttttttaattcctcgccgatagattgttttttgcgcacgttgtttcTGCCGCACAGCAACCAAATTTCCCTTgcccaatctttctgagatcgcggaaaatatttattaaaattttttatagaatgtaataaatcaaaaaaatcaatttcatataaatacagtggaacctcgatgtaTCGTTTTTCGGGGGGATGGGAGAaaaaatgcgggaaaacgatcgatgcgggaatgtttggataggttgcctatctcccaggaaacgcaggattttggcgtgTAATTACGATATTTGTCAAAGGTTTCAAAGGAGATTTTtaccaattacaggaatactagtactttatcgagacacttaggtcacattgttgattcgaataatatctctttcaaatatcctaaaggaacacgccacctcactaaaaatgtttgctctccactcggcatttatcCCTGCTATTATGaatttctctctgatgtaaaaatccatgaaacgccatttcaagtacacatattcacgagagcaatgtgcatgttatgcctaacacaaccgctttcgccggcgcagtgattggttgtgagatggatcatataggccaaaaatagtcaattatttgtaatgttcctgtctaataaatatatttttcatataattttggcCATGTGTACATCGTGAACAATgctgcgttaatcgtcagcggcacgcccgcctgagcctcggtttcatcccacttcttgtttttaCCTTGTAGCTCGCTCTaaccccacccctaccgtcatgtgctagcgaaCAGCCCGAGccgttctccaatattcacgcgcttatatcccggatgcttttcttaatattcaattattttcagtccatcttttaaagtgcTCACTTGTATTTTCGTAAGGGCGATGGTCggaagacggataaaaataaaactaaaaaaaatgaaacgttaCTTTTTAAAATCCACACGAAAAACACAAAAACTAGTTTggagtcaacccaccctggaaagtacggaaccactcgtgcgaggtgcagttcggaactgatgctatcgcgtacgtctTACGCAGAATATAccgcagagggtgaagcataaacatatgactgcgccatgaatttttttgttctaaagagaaggcaacttacacattcttttctaattatcgtagcgccagatgagtagatAAATTCGGATCGTTGGTagggagaaataaaatatcttgagaagttatcccttcctcagtaattctgacaagtgagactcatagtataactcgtaaattgataactgataataacctgatatcccgttttcggaaaaatgccacattaacagccgagaagctcagctatgaggatatcgagtttcaccagaaatcaccattgtatttttccgactatttccttgctttacatgcttaaataacgttataaATTAGTCGTGTTTggtttcattcttttttgaattacgtgcactttacaattatttcaatttaatcaaagtataatgccaattgccgaaattcattgttagacaccttttgtgctaataggtgattcattctttgttgacctccagaaacagggaacttcgaagcagttaggctgaaaaaggtcagtgggtgagaaaagaggggagcgcgaaacacgtttctattgttctcgtgtaacttgatattttttcgaagctaaggtcttcgtaatattcgatccctgtgcgagctgagacctttttttatttcggagaagaggaaagcttcagagggagggaggcgagttctgagtggacggggatagcggatcttgggaaatacgCTTATGTAACTAACCCACggtactcagcttctccctatagtaattcaatctcctatgggtgtctgtcgttattagccacaaacaacacgttctaaacacttcgtctcattttcgtcaaacgatggatacgggaaaattatacgacaggacagcgatcttcaaacgatggatgcgggaaaacgatgcttcggggaacgatggatgcgggaaaaaattacattgcctttatggaactttatttgggaccaggaacggcgaatgaatgaatgaacgatgaacgcgggaaaacgatcaatgcgggtacgatagatcggggttccactgtataatgcacttggttttaaatgtataaagacaaaataaatacctgct from Ischnura elegans chromosome 7, ioIscEleg1.1, whole genome shotgun sequence encodes the following:
- the LOC124162547 gene encoding uncharacterized protein LOC124162547 is translated as MKDENNEQPQEVPRNVKKNTPKRSTLRVLMSRLGSAFCFCCRGENETDEDPADTISSPLSPNHFPTMPLRSCLKNSSSTFYSSCPEFTGRIAPIRDATSE